In Aegilops tauschii subsp. strangulata cultivar AL8/78 chromosome 3, Aet v6.0, whole genome shotgun sequence, one genomic interval encodes:
- the LOC109777369 gene encoding uncharacterized protein isoform X6, whose product MCKEERLRADSAEAARETESDARDILEKEVIELKAENSALHQKQNFGKNSDELLRISELEEENRRLKQVLGEEKLKSDSEKKKVEEAKSKALEAQKLLKSETHKYEEYKRLADTERKIANDLKASCEKLRTEVNETRAQLSAQIQKTGEAHKKAEAEKQKAAREKKCADSEKMLAEKNKKLIEVERKKAMEEKSHSNHLLAQLQEQKKLNESLQVSIEAQRKNAMSEKNRADHLLQKLEEERKRSECLQRKSDDLSATRDMVSLGKHGIQHIGVATESANIKLLKEKLKRKKDQLKHVKNESKLEKSLIRKEIELLKQDWMKPLNRFNMLDDYLAGGVEGIHAMKKLKRQQEVHDLEHTLRPRNPVAAPYFGLQAGIIPSTSAPREYTSYQLPRESCTRPISGTSSELEPPIGSALRTESKNHHRSSRPTSISDKKFMGSQGKESLFVSSTGTRKNQNLTGSELPPKDCNTRKQDRALLEISGHSSRRKALKSSLPGGTEVADQMPNGGRKRKRTKNSVESLPHDATANNYLAFGDDRSCPQEQNIIIPCINKEGSQNRSRKCHAAVDKSLSGCAKVLSPGAANACAGSKFASLLSFEKLIEGDCLKLLNLDNDADEEKYRKAMKRPLSPDVPIVLPTITRRPMSPHLVDGNDIQYDRDCSASRSDGSLSEVQKLSQNAKFQSSYSRTEYSGSVKELCANNKSNTADNDPYNTKLVDVSVTARSVNVSRGNVASNSLVSIAVDLENTMGPQFSESSCRDHANASLHSAPNKSRLNQMFDASSDPELRSNVGTSKSQVAGPVSLTSNSVIGRCHGAGNNTIDFVGVSSLKRSSLIKILRYWDALSSEAVKLSEDIYVDGPLLERVSAEPLLLPEERVPFIFSLLLWDVRKLTTEPVDQYLASSAFSMTVKPYMETILGLLKSNHLDVLVSLIEDFLVNKEVMVCDKMGVRNSVAIKYCHLDDETGIQVSTKPATVNQFISACILLASICVKVERLDVVLEVSYRVLQMGKLNLSWTMLALHVFGSVCGDKLRFLKSCNLLMTTVRLVVLLLESTDTSSCLVSSYIQSNRPTAFPSCTQCVFDVDTVSIDVFISSLLDELDLCALSWNNHANSNEAITRHSSHSGSSGLEINCGESCNISKQAKFTEDTNYPAERDLCYFTEIISLLELFGNYMSCEWTYKNVVVRLLKILESCTCEEYSAALLVLVSQLGRFFIDDVGYETEAVVELRNKLAVLIGTSFTRSRSIPVQFSAIGALLSLFPLTFDKIVSSQTGPLSGPCVLQASQISEWFGQLSKENQSFARSFFS is encoded by the exons A TGTGCAAGGAGGAGCGTCTCCGAGCTGATTCAGCAGAAGCAGCTAGGGAAACCGAGTCTGATGCCAGAGATATATTAGAGAAAGAGGTAATTGAACTGAAGGCAGAGAACTCAGCCCTGCATCAAAAACAAAATTTCGGCAAAAACAGTGATGAGCTCTTACGCATCTCTGAGTTGGAGGAAGAAAATAGAAGGCTCAAACAGGTTTTAGGAGAAGAAAAGTTGAAAAGTGATTCTGAGAAGAAAAAGGTCGAAGAAGCAAAGAGCAAGGCTTTAGAAGCGCAAAAATTATTGAAGTCTGAAACACATAAGTATGAAGAGTACAAAAGGCTTGCTGATACAGAAAGAAAAATAGCCAATGATTTGAAGGCATCATGTGAAAAATTGAGGACTGAAGTAAATGAAACCAGGGCGCAGTTGTCTGCTCAGATTCAGAAAACAGGGGAGGCACATAAAAAGGCCGAAGCGGAGAAGCAGAAGGCTGCCAGAGAAAAGAAATGTGCCGATTCTGAAAAAATGTTAGCAGAGAAGAACAAAAAACTAATTGAAGTTGAGAGGAAAAAGGCAATGGAAGAGAAGAGCCATTCTAACCATTTGCTTGCACAGTTACAGGAACAGAAGAAACTGAATGAAAGCTTGCAAGTTAGCATTGAGGCTCAAAGAAAGAATGCTATGTCTGAGAAAAACCGTGCAGACCACCTGTTACAGAAGTTGGAAGAGGAGAGAAAACGTAGTGAATGTTTACAGAGGAAGTCTGATGATTTGAGTGCCACTAGGGATATGGTTTCTCTTGGCAAACATGGAATACAACATATTGGTGTAGCTACTGAAAGTGCTAACATAAAACTTCTCAAAGAGAAGCTGAAGCGGAAGAAAGATCAACTAAAGCATGTGAAAAATGAATCAAAGTTAGAGAAATCATTGATAAGAAAAGAGATTGAGCTCCTAAAACAGGACTGGATGAAGCCGCTGAATCGGTTTAACATGCTTGATGACTATCTTGCTGGTGGTGTTGAAGGTATTCATGCAATGAAAAAG CTGAAGCGTCAACAGGAGGTACATGACTTGGAACATACTCTTCGTCCTCGTAATCCAGTTGCTGCCCCATATTTCGGGTTACAAGCTGGGATTATTCCTTCTACTTCTGCCCCAAGAGAATACACTTCATATCAGTTGCCTAGAGAAAGCTGCACAAGACCAATCTCAGGTACTAGTTCTGAATTAGAGCCTCCTATTGGTAGTGCTCTCAGAACGGAGTCCAAAAATCACCACAGATCTTCACGTCCCACATCCATATCTGATAAAAAGTTCATGGGCTCCCAGGGTAAGGAAAGCCTATTTGTCTCATCAACAGGTACCAGAAAGAACCAGAACTTGACAGGTTCAGAGTTACCCCCTAAAGACTGCAATACAAGGAAACAAGATAGAGCGCTGCTGGAGATTTCTGGTCATTCATCTCGACGGAAGGCATTGAAGTCATCACTGCCTGGTGGTACAGAAGTTGCAGATCAAATGCCTAATGGTGGTAGGAAGAGAAAAAGGACAAAAAATTCTGTAGAATCACTTCCCCATGATGCCACTGCAAATAATTATTTGGCATTCGGTGATGATCGTTCATGTCCGCAGGAACAAAATATCATCATCCCATGTATAAACAAAGAGGGCTCGCAAAATCGTAGCAGGAAATGTCATGCGGCCGTTGATAAATCCTTGAGTGGCTGTGCTAAAGTATTGTCTCCTGGAGCAGCAAATGCTTGCGCAGGCAGTAAATTTGCTTCATTGCTCTCTTTTGAGAAATTGATTGAAGGGGACTGCTTGAAGTTGCTCAATTTGGACAATGATGCTGATGAGGAGAAGTACAGAAAGGCAATGAAGAGACCTCTTTCACCAGATGTGCCCATTGTTCTACCCACTATAACTAGAAGGCCTATGTCTCCGCATTTGGTTGATGGCAATGATATTCAATATGATAGAGATTGTTCTGCGTCAAGGTCTGATGGCAGTTTGTCGGAAGTTCAGAAATTATCTCAGAATGCTAAGTTTCAATCATCCTATAGTAGAACTGAATACAGTGGCAGTGTTAAGGAGCTGTGTGCAAACAATAAATCTAATACAGCAGATAATGATCCTTACAACACCAAATTGGTTGATGTGTCAGTTACAGCCAGATCGGTCAATGTTTCACGTGGGAATGTGGCCTCAAATTCGTTAGTTTCCATCGCTGTGGATTTGGAGAATACCATGGGACCACAGTTCTCAGAAAGTAGCTGCAGAGACCATGCAAATGCCAGTTTGCATTCGGCACCTAATAAAAGCAGGCTAAATCAAATGTTTGATGCATCATCAGATCCTGAACTGCGAAGTAATGTTGGAACAAGTAAATCACAAGTAGCTGGGCCAGTCAGTTTGACCTCAAATAGTGTGATTGGTCGTTGTCATGGAGCTGGAAACAACACTATTGACTTTGTTGGCGTTTCTAGTTTGAAAAGAAGCAGCCTAATAAAGATACTTCGCTATTGGGATGCCCTGTCTTCTGAAGCTGTTAAACTTTCTGAGGATATTTATGTTGATGGTCCATTACTAGAAAGAGTATCAGCCGAACCATTGCTGCTTCCAGA AGAGAGGGTTCCCTTCATTTTTTCCCTTTTGTTGTGGGATGTTCGTAAATTAACAACAGAACCTGTTGATCAATACCTTGCTTCGTCGGCCTTTTCCATGACTG TGAAACCTTACATGGAAACGATATTGGGCCTCCTAAAAAGCAACCATCTGGATGTCCTTGTCTCCTTAATTGAGGATTTTCTCGTGAACAAAGAAGTTATGGTTTGTGATAAAATGGGAGTTAGGAATTCTGTTGCAATCAAGTATTGTCACCTAGATGATGAAACTGGCATACAAGTATCCACTAAGCCTGCGACTGTAAATCAGTTTATCTCTGCTTGCATCCTTTTGGCTTCAATATGTGTTAAAGTGGAGAGGCTGGATGTGGTTTTAGAGGTTTCATACAGAGTTCTTCAGATGGGCAAATTAAACCTTTCCTGGACCATGTTGGCTCTCCATGTCTTTGGTTCCGTATGTGGTGATAAGTTGCGCTTTCTGAAGAGCTGTAACCTTCTCATGACAACTGTACGGTTGGTTGTCCTGCTTCTTGAGAGCACAGACACTTCTTCGTGCCTTGTGTCATCTTATATTCAGTCCAATAGACCAACAGCTTTCCCATCCTGTACACAATGTGTGTTTGATGTGGATACAGTGTCTATAGATGTTTTTATCTCTTCTCTGCTCGATGAGCTAGATTTATGTGCTCTGTCATGGAACAATCATGCCAATTCAAATGAAGCTATTACAAGGCACAGTTCTCATTCAGGATCAAGTGGACTGGAGATCAATTGTGGTGAATCTTGCAATATCTCCAAGCAAGCAAAATTTACTGAGGATACCAATTATCCTGCAGAGAGAGACCTGTGCTATTTCACTGAGATAATATCTCTGCTTGAGCTGTTTGGCAACTACATG AGCTGCGAGTGGACATACAAAAATGTTGTTGTTCGTCTTCTGAAGATTTTGGAATCATGCACATGTGAGGAGTATTCAGCTGCTCTCTTGGTACTTGTCAGCCAGCTTGGAAG GTTTTTCATTGATGATGTTGGTTATGAGACAGAAGCAGTAGTTGAGCTGAGGAACAAGTTAGCAGTGCTAATAGGGACGAGTTTTACAAGATCGAGGAGCATACCTGTTCAGTTCTCTGCCATTGGTGCGCTGCTCAGTCTCTTTCCGTTGACATTTGATAAAATAGTTTCTAGCCAGACTGGACCATTATCAGGTCCATGTGTTCTGCAAGCGAGTCAGATTTCCGAATGGTTTGGTCAGTTAAGCAAGGAGAATCAATCTTTTGCTCGTTCCTTTTTTAGCTGA
- the LOC109777369 gene encoding uncharacterized protein isoform X5: MCKEERLRADSAEAARETESDARDILEKEVIELKAENSALHQKQNFGKNSDELLRISELEEENRRLKQVLGEEKLKSDSEKKKVEEAKSKALEAQKLLKSETHKYEEYKRLADTERKIANDLKASCEKLRTEVNETRAQLSAQIQKTGEAHKKAEAEKQKAAREKKCADSEKMLAEKNKKLIEVERKKAMEEKSHSNHLLAQLQEQKKLNESLQVSIEAQRKNAMSEKNRADHLLQKLEEERKRSECLQRKSDDLSATRDMVSLGKHGIQHIGVATESANIKLLKEKLKRKKDQLKHVKNESKLEKSLIRKEIELLKQDWMKPLNRFNMLDDYLAGGVEGIHAMKKLKRQQEVHDLEHTLRPRNPVAAPYFGLQAGIIPSTSAPREYTSYQLPRESCTRPISGTSSELEPPIGSALRTESKNHHRSSRPTSISDKKFMGSQGKESLFVSSTGTRKNQNLTGSELPPKDCNTRKQDRALLEISGHSSRRKALKSSLPGGTEVADQMPNGGRKRKRTKNSVESLPHDATANNYLAFGDDRSCPQEQNIIIPCINKEGSQNRSRKCHAAVDKSLSGCAKVLSPGAANACAGSKFASLLSFEKLIEGDCLKLLNLDNDADEEKYRKAMKRPLSPDVPIVLPTITRRPMSPHLVDGNDIQYDRDCSASRSDGSLSEVQKLSQNAKFQSSYSRTEYSGSVKELCANNKSNTADNDPYNTKLVDVSVTARSVNVSRGNVASNSLVSIAVDLENTMGPQFSESSCRDHANASLHSAPNKSRLNQMFDASSDPELRSNVGTSKSQVAGPVSLTSNSVIGRCHGAGNNTIDFVGVSSLKRSSLIKILRYWDALSSEAVKLSEDIYVDGPLLERVSAEPLLLPEERVPFIFSLLLWDVRKLTTEPVDQYLASSAFSMTGMMTVKPYMETILGLLKSNHLDVLVSLIEDFLVNKEVMVCDKMGVRNSVAIKYCHLDDETGIQVSTKPATVNQFISACILLASICVKVERLDVVLEVSYRVLQMGKLNLSWTMLALHVFGSVCGDKLRFLKSCNLLMTTVRLVVLLLESTDTSSCLVSSYIQSNRPTAFPSCTQCVFDVDTVSIDVFISSLLDELDLCALSWNNHANSNEAITRHSSHSGSSGLEINCGESCNISKQAKFTEDTNYPAERDLCYFTEIISLLELFGNYMSCEWTYKNVVVRLLKILESCTCEEYSAALLVLVSQLGRFFIDDVGYETEAVVELRNKLAVLIGTSFTRSRSIPVQFSAIGALLSLFPLTFDKIVSSQTGPLSGPCVLQASQISEWFGQLSKENQSFARSFFS; encoded by the exons A TGTGCAAGGAGGAGCGTCTCCGAGCTGATTCAGCAGAAGCAGCTAGGGAAACCGAGTCTGATGCCAGAGATATATTAGAGAAAGAGGTAATTGAACTGAAGGCAGAGAACTCAGCCCTGCATCAAAAACAAAATTTCGGCAAAAACAGTGATGAGCTCTTACGCATCTCTGAGTTGGAGGAAGAAAATAGAAGGCTCAAACAGGTTTTAGGAGAAGAAAAGTTGAAAAGTGATTCTGAGAAGAAAAAGGTCGAAGAAGCAAAGAGCAAGGCTTTAGAAGCGCAAAAATTATTGAAGTCTGAAACACATAAGTATGAAGAGTACAAAAGGCTTGCTGATACAGAAAGAAAAATAGCCAATGATTTGAAGGCATCATGTGAAAAATTGAGGACTGAAGTAAATGAAACCAGGGCGCAGTTGTCTGCTCAGATTCAGAAAACAGGGGAGGCACATAAAAAGGCCGAAGCGGAGAAGCAGAAGGCTGCCAGAGAAAAGAAATGTGCCGATTCTGAAAAAATGTTAGCAGAGAAGAACAAAAAACTAATTGAAGTTGAGAGGAAAAAGGCAATGGAAGAGAAGAGCCATTCTAACCATTTGCTTGCACAGTTACAGGAACAGAAGAAACTGAATGAAAGCTTGCAAGTTAGCATTGAGGCTCAAAGAAAGAATGCTATGTCTGAGAAAAACCGTGCAGACCACCTGTTACAGAAGTTGGAAGAGGAGAGAAAACGTAGTGAATGTTTACAGAGGAAGTCTGATGATTTGAGTGCCACTAGGGATATGGTTTCTCTTGGCAAACATGGAATACAACATATTGGTGTAGCTACTGAAAGTGCTAACATAAAACTTCTCAAAGAGAAGCTGAAGCGGAAGAAAGATCAACTAAAGCATGTGAAAAATGAATCAAAGTTAGAGAAATCATTGATAAGAAAAGAGATTGAGCTCCTAAAACAGGACTGGATGAAGCCGCTGAATCGGTTTAACATGCTTGATGACTATCTTGCTGGTGGTGTTGAAGGTATTCATGCAATGAAAAAG CTGAAGCGTCAACAGGAGGTACATGACTTGGAACATACTCTTCGTCCTCGTAATCCAGTTGCTGCCCCATATTTCGGGTTACAAGCTGGGATTATTCCTTCTACTTCTGCCCCAAGAGAATACACTTCATATCAGTTGCCTAGAGAAAGCTGCACAAGACCAATCTCAGGTACTAGTTCTGAATTAGAGCCTCCTATTGGTAGTGCTCTCAGAACGGAGTCCAAAAATCACCACAGATCTTCACGTCCCACATCCATATCTGATAAAAAGTTCATGGGCTCCCAGGGTAAGGAAAGCCTATTTGTCTCATCAACAGGTACCAGAAAGAACCAGAACTTGACAGGTTCAGAGTTACCCCCTAAAGACTGCAATACAAGGAAACAAGATAGAGCGCTGCTGGAGATTTCTGGTCATTCATCTCGACGGAAGGCATTGAAGTCATCACTGCCTGGTGGTACAGAAGTTGCAGATCAAATGCCTAATGGTGGTAGGAAGAGAAAAAGGACAAAAAATTCTGTAGAATCACTTCCCCATGATGCCACTGCAAATAATTATTTGGCATTCGGTGATGATCGTTCATGTCCGCAGGAACAAAATATCATCATCCCATGTATAAACAAAGAGGGCTCGCAAAATCGTAGCAGGAAATGTCATGCGGCCGTTGATAAATCCTTGAGTGGCTGTGCTAAAGTATTGTCTCCTGGAGCAGCAAATGCTTGCGCAGGCAGTAAATTTGCTTCATTGCTCTCTTTTGAGAAATTGATTGAAGGGGACTGCTTGAAGTTGCTCAATTTGGACAATGATGCTGATGAGGAGAAGTACAGAAAGGCAATGAAGAGACCTCTTTCACCAGATGTGCCCATTGTTCTACCCACTATAACTAGAAGGCCTATGTCTCCGCATTTGGTTGATGGCAATGATATTCAATATGATAGAGATTGTTCTGCGTCAAGGTCTGATGGCAGTTTGTCGGAAGTTCAGAAATTATCTCAGAATGCTAAGTTTCAATCATCCTATAGTAGAACTGAATACAGTGGCAGTGTTAAGGAGCTGTGTGCAAACAATAAATCTAATACAGCAGATAATGATCCTTACAACACCAAATTGGTTGATGTGTCAGTTACAGCCAGATCGGTCAATGTTTCACGTGGGAATGTGGCCTCAAATTCGTTAGTTTCCATCGCTGTGGATTTGGAGAATACCATGGGACCACAGTTCTCAGAAAGTAGCTGCAGAGACCATGCAAATGCCAGTTTGCATTCGGCACCTAATAAAAGCAGGCTAAATCAAATGTTTGATGCATCATCAGATCCTGAACTGCGAAGTAATGTTGGAACAAGTAAATCACAAGTAGCTGGGCCAGTCAGTTTGACCTCAAATAGTGTGATTGGTCGTTGTCATGGAGCTGGAAACAACACTATTGACTTTGTTGGCGTTTCTAGTTTGAAAAGAAGCAGCCTAATAAAGATACTTCGCTATTGGGATGCCCTGTCTTCTGAAGCTGTTAAACTTTCTGAGGATATTTATGTTGATGGTCCATTACTAGAAAGAGTATCAGCCGAACCATTGCTGCTTCCAGA AGAGAGGGTTCCCTTCATTTTTTCCCTTTTGTTGTGGGATGTTCGTAAATTAACAACAGAACCTGTTGATCAATACCTTGCTTCGTCGGCCTTTTCCATGACTGGTATGATGACGG TGAAACCTTACATGGAAACGATATTGGGCCTCCTAAAAAGCAACCATCTGGATGTCCTTGTCTCCTTAATTGAGGATTTTCTCGTGAACAAAGAAGTTATGGTTTGTGATAAAATGGGAGTTAGGAATTCTGTTGCAATCAAGTATTGTCACCTAGATGATGAAACTGGCATACAAGTATCCACTAAGCCTGCGACTGTAAATCAGTTTATCTCTGCTTGCATCCTTTTGGCTTCAATATGTGTTAAAGTGGAGAGGCTGGATGTGGTTTTAGAGGTTTCATACAGAGTTCTTCAGATGGGCAAATTAAACCTTTCCTGGACCATGTTGGCTCTCCATGTCTTTGGTTCCGTATGTGGTGATAAGTTGCGCTTTCTGAAGAGCTGTAACCTTCTCATGACAACTGTACGGTTGGTTGTCCTGCTTCTTGAGAGCACAGACACTTCTTCGTGCCTTGTGTCATCTTATATTCAGTCCAATAGACCAACAGCTTTCCCATCCTGTACACAATGTGTGTTTGATGTGGATACAGTGTCTATAGATGTTTTTATCTCTTCTCTGCTCGATGAGCTAGATTTATGTGCTCTGTCATGGAACAATCATGCCAATTCAAATGAAGCTATTACAAGGCACAGTTCTCATTCAGGATCAAGTGGACTGGAGATCAATTGTGGTGAATCTTGCAATATCTCCAAGCAAGCAAAATTTACTGAGGATACCAATTATCCTGCAGAGAGAGACCTGTGCTATTTCACTGAGATAATATCTCTGCTTGAGCTGTTTGGCAACTACATG AGCTGCGAGTGGACATACAAAAATGTTGTTGTTCGTCTTCTGAAGATTTTGGAATCATGCACATGTGAGGAGTATTCAGCTGCTCTCTTGGTACTTGTCAGCCAGCTTGGAAG GTTTTTCATTGATGATGTTGGTTATGAGACAGAAGCAGTAGTTGAGCTGAGGAACAAGTTAGCAGTGCTAATAGGGACGAGTTTTACAAGATCGAGGAGCATACCTGTTCAGTTCTCTGCCATTGGTGCGCTGCTCAGTCTCTTTCCGTTGACATTTGATAAAATAGTTTCTAGCCAGACTGGACCATTATCAGGTCCATGTGTTCTGCAAGCGAGTCAGATTTCCGAATGGTTTGGTCAGTTAAGCAAGGAGAATCAATCTTTTGCTCGTTCCTTTTTTAGCTGA